Proteins encoded within one genomic window of bacterium:
- a CDS encoding VacJ family lipoprotein: MLWRLDQPLEPANRRIFRFNDLLDVHVLEPIARGWDDVVPDPVQHGFSNFFDNLRFPIVLVNDVLQGRPRLAVETIARFQCNTFLGGLGFVDLARDLGVPAHIQDTGLTFGRWGIPAGPFIMLPFFGPSNARDTVGFAADLGLAVYPWFITVPGVTVAASGIDVVNRRSLILDEVRAAKDASIDYYTFVRDAYTQRRERLVHGETPTSAEQRDELYDTEIYEDYMEEGN; the protein is encoded by the coding sequence GTGCTGTGGCGGCTCGACCAGCCGCTCGAGCCGGCGAACCGGAGGATCTTCCGCTTCAACGACCTGTTGGATGTCCACGTGCTCGAGCCCATCGCCCGCGGCTGGGACGACGTCGTCCCCGACCCGGTGCAGCACGGCTTCAGCAATTTCTTCGACAACCTGCGCTTCCCCATCGTGCTGGTGAACGATGTGCTGCAGGGCCGCCCGCGCTTGGCAGTGGAGACGATCGCCCGTTTCCAGTGCAACACCTTCCTCGGCGGTCTCGGTTTCGTCGATCTGGCGCGGGACCTCGGCGTCCCCGCGCACATCCAGGATACCGGTCTGACCTTCGGCCGCTGGGGGATTCCGGCGGGCCCCTTCATCATGCTGCCGTTCTTCGGCCCGTCGAACGCCCGCGACACCGTCGGATTCGCCGCCGACCTCGGCCTCGCGGTCTACCCCTGGTTCATCACCGTTCCGGGCGTCACCGTGGCGGCGAGCGGCATCGACGTCGTCAACCGCCGATCGCTGATCCTCGACGAGGTCCGTGCTGCGAAGGACGCGTCGATCGACTACTATACCTTCGTGCGCGACGCGTACACGCAACGCCGCGAAAGGCTGGTCCATGGCGAGACGCCGACCAGCGCCGAACAGCGGGACGAGCTG